The Podospora pseudocomata strain CBS 415.72m chromosome 1 map unlocalized CBS415.72m_1, whole genome shotgun sequence genome has a segment encoding these proteins:
- the sds22 gene encoding protein phosphatase regulatory subunit Sds22 (BUSCO:EOG09263GUT; COG:T; EggNog:ENOG503NUKW) gives MPASVDLSEEAPRSPGHHIELVDDNPSPRHDGETSPGLKNSKGWDGKLRVTKTATLANPEALSDPEYSDDDNVVIGEEVPADEDLLDDEDPQTDEIICTHSRIQSISALRLARFQKVVRICLRQNLIQDIEGLSGIASTLQELDLYDNLISHIGRGLEDLTNLTSLDLSFNKIKHIKHISHLTNLTDIFFVSNKISKIDGLENLTKLRNLELGSNRIREITNISHLTALEELWVAKNKITTLNGLSGLSSLRLLSIQSNRIRDLSPLKEVPQLEELYISHNALESLAGIENNTALRILEISNNQIKSLKGLGPLKDLEELWASYNQIGDINEVEKELGDKKELTTVYFEGNPLQLRGPAVYRNKVRLALPQVRQIDASKFCFVIPSCLDVELTRCVAFVRTT, from the exons ATGCCTGCTTCCGTAGACCTTTCAGAGGAAGCGCCCCGGTCGCCTGGCCACCACATCGAGCTGGTTGACGACAACCCCTCTCCGCGACACGACGGCGAAACTAGTCCCGGGCTTAAGAATAGCAAGGGCTGGGACGGCAAGCTGCGTGTCACTAAAACTGCCACCCTCGCGAACCCCGAAGCTCTCTCAGACCCCGAGTACTCTGATGACGACAATGTGGTAATAGGAGAGGAGGTCCCCGCTGACGAGG acctcctcgacgacgaagaccCCCAAACCGATGAGATCATTTGCACCCACTCCCGTATTCAGTCTATCTCCGCCCTCCGCCTCGCGCGCTTCCAAAAAGTCGTCCGCATCTGCCTCCGCCAAAACCTCATCCAAGACATCGAAGGCCTCTCCGGCATAGCCTCCACCCTCCAGGAACTCGACCTCTACGACAACCTCATCTCCCACATCGGCCGTGGCCTCGAGGACCTCACCAATCTGACGTCTCTTgacctctccttcaacaagatcaagcaCATCAAGCACATCTCCCACCTTACAAACCTCACCgacatcttcttcgtctccaACAAAATCTCCAAAATCGACGGCCTCGAAAACCTGACCAAGCTCCGTAACCTCGAACTCGGCTCCAACCGCATCCGCGAAATCACAAACATCTCGCACCTCACCGCGCTGGAAGAGCTCTGGGTagccaaaaacaaaatcaccaccctcaacggcCTCTCGGGCCTTTCCTCGCTGCGCCTCCTATCCATCCAATCCAATCGCATCAGGGACTTGTCCCCCCTGAAGGAAGTCCCCCAGCTGGAGGAACTCTACATCTCGCACAACGCGCTCGAGTCCCTCGCCGGGATCGAGAACAACACGGCTTTGCGCATCCTCGAAATCTCCAACAACCAAATCAAGTCGTTGAAAGGGCTGGGGCCGCTAAaggacttggaggagctCTGGGCGAGCTACAACCAGATCGGGGACATCAAcgaggtggaaaaggagcttggggacaagaaggagctgACGACGGTGTACTTTGAGGGGAACCCGCTGCAGCTGAGGGGGCCGGCGGTCTATAGGAACAAGGTCCGGCTCGCGCTGCCGCAGGTGAGGCAGATTGATGCTAGTAAGTTTTGTTTTGTTATACCATCTTGCCTGGATGTAGAGCTAACAAGGTGTGTAGCGTTTGTACGAACAACGTAA
- the xyl1 gene encoding D-xylose reductase (EggNog:ENOG503NV0A; COG:S): protein MAPVIKLNSGYDMPQVGFGLWKVDNAIAADVVYNAIKAGYRLFDGACDYGNEVECGKGVARAISEGIVKREDLFIVSKLWNTFHDGERVQPIVKKQLADWGVDYFDLYLIHFPVALEYVDPSVRYPPGWHYEGDEIRPSKATIQETWTAMESLVDAGLARSIGISNFQSQLIYDLLRYAKIRPATLQIEHHPYLTQEELLKLAKREGITVTAYSSFGPASFLEFNMQHAVKLQPLMEDDTIKAIAAKYNRPASQVLLRWATQRGLAVIPKSSRQETMVSNLQNTDFDLSEEDIATISGFNRGIRFNQPSNYFPTELLWIFG, encoded by the exons ATGGCCCCCGTCATCAAGCTCAACAGCGGCTACGACATGCCCCAGGTGGGCTTCGGTCTCTGGAAGGTCGACAACGCCATCGCCGCTGATGTCGTTTACAATGCCATCAAGGCCGGTTACCGTCTCTTCGATGGCGCCTGCG ACTATGGCAACGAGGTTGAGTGCGGCAAGGGTGTTGCCCGTGCCATCTCGGAGGGTATTGTGAAGCGTGAGgacctcttcatcgtctcCAAGCTCTGGAACACCTTCCACGACGGTGAGCGCGTCCAGCCCATCGTCAAGAAGCAGCTCGCCGACTGGGGCGTCGACTACTTCGACCTCTACCTCATTCACTTCCCCGTCGCCCTTGAGTATGTCGACCCCTCCGTTCGCTACCCTCCCGGCTGGCACTACGAGGGCGATGAGATTCGCCCCAGCAAGGCCACCATCCAGGAGACCTGGACCGCCATGGAGAGCCTCGTCGATGCCGGCCTCGCCCGCAGCATTGGTATCTCCAACTTCCAGTCCCAGCTGATCTACGACCTCCTCCGCTACGCCAAGATCCGCCCTGCCACCCTCCAGATCGAGCACCACCCCTACCTCACCCAGGAGGAGCTCCTCAAGCTTGCCAAGCGTGAGGGCATCACCGTCACTGCCTACAGCTCTTTCGGCCCTGCCTCTTTCCTTGAGTTCAACATGCAGCACGCCGTCAAGCTCCAGCCCCTCATGGAGGACGACACCATCAAGGCCATCGCCGCCAAGTACAACCGCCCTGCTTCCCAGGTCCTTCTCCGCTGGGCCACCCAGCGCGGTCTTGCCGTCATCCCCAAGTCCAGCAGACAGGAGACCATGGTTTCCAACCTCCAGAACACCGACTTCGATCTCTCCGAGGAGGACATTGCCACCATCTCTGGCTTCAACCGCGGCATCCGCTTCAACCAGCCCTCCAAC TACTTCCCCACTGAGCTCCTCTGGATCTTTGGCTAA
- a CDS encoding uncharacterized protein (COG:O; EggNog:ENOG503NXMR; MEROPS:MER0014642), translating to MAGFFQKLKGAGTANSKSDSTTSSKGKGKEKDDPALDLTPVERLLQNAGAIRPDGSDKFFGLENFGNTCYCNSILQALYYSEPFRENVLNYPSLPPNNGLNGASKKVNVTIREPVQPNPKDPKGKALSAQAKQRQVLGGGQLAPGGVTPVRPEDRPDAPEYKKKQAMIKGPVLELAQENPDTYGMQECTFTGLKDIFTALIESQSRTGVLSPQRFLEIFKRDNEMFRNSMHQDAHEFYGLILNDVIANVEANAKRMLVEQAEGSGKDGPLPSPDTASVHNSNAIDSRTPAAGWVHDIFEGVLTSETRCLTCEAASQRDETFLDLSIDLEEHSSVTSCLQKFSAEEMLCERNKFHCDHCGGLQEAEKRMKVKKLPKVLALHLKRFKYTEDYSRLQKLFHRIVYPYHIRMFNTTDDAEDQDRLYELYAVVIHIGGNAYHGHYVSVIKTKDRGWLLFDDEMVEPVDKHFVKNFFGDKPGMACAYVLFYQETTWEKVREEMDAEGLDQVREASEAADLAATTVTAEQTNGTHPPPLTRLSTQPLPTLEENETLATLEQTKSAPLDSISPVSVLASPVKQPAGPEGYGHPLVAAPPPGSAVMTKADEAATVPAKSKEEIKKEQKMQEKAEKARKAAEKAAEKEAAKLAAKERLLDKSRDSTTEDEEEKRRKKDATTAGSDSFAAVDSPSVEKDSNNKFTPAGFFNRAGRNSKTMTRKSLAFLKTGDKDKEKDKNNADKADRSDRSDKTESRASTAAGESSSNGGHDAVLPPVPALPYLNGVRSNGTAGQNGHSFSSSPGVGPSRSDTAPPELFGGSPTKDRDGHKPALMERFTFGLGKKKSGKFLGLS from the exons ATGGCGGGGTTCTTCCAGAAACTTAAGGGTGCCGGCACT GCAAACTCCAAGTCTGACAGCACCACATCGTCAAAGGGAAAGGGCAAAGAAAAGGATGATCCCGCGCTGGACTTGACCCCGGTGGAAAGGCTTCTCCAGAATGCCGGAGCAATTAGGCCAGATGGAAGTGACAAGTTCTTTGGGTTGGAAAAT TTTGGAAACACATG CTACTGCAACTCAATACTACAGGCACTCTACTATTCCGAGCCTTTTCGAGAAAATGTCCTCAACTATCCTTCACTCCCCCCGAACAACGGCCTTAACGGCGCATCCAAGAAGGTTAACGTGACAATACGAGAACCGGTACAGCCTAATCCAAAAGACCCAAAGGGTAAAGCACTCTCGGCGCAAGCAAAACAGCGCCAGGTGTTGGGAGGCGGGCAGCTTGCGCCCGGTGGCGTCACACCTGTGCGTCCCGAGGACAGGCCGGATGCGCCCGAGTAtaagaagaagcaggccaTGATCAAGGGTCCAGTGCTGGAGCTTGCGCAGGAGAATCCGGATACATACGGCATGCAGGAATGCACATTCACCGGCCTCAAGGATATATTCACGGCCCTTATCGAGAGCCAGTCTCGTACCGGTGTTTTAAGCCCCCAGCGGTTTCTGGAAATTTTCAAGCGGGACAATGAGATGTTCCGAAACTCTATGCACCAGGACGCCCACGAATTTTATGGCCTAATCCTGAATGATGTTATCGCCAACGTCGAGGCAAACGCTAAGCGCATGCTGGTGGAGCAAGCAGAAGGGAGCGGCAAAGACGGCCCACTACCCTCACCAGACACCGCATCAGTACACAACAGCAACGCAATCGATTCAAGAACTCCAGCGGCCGGGTGGGTGCACGACATATTTGAAGGCGTTTTGACATCCGAGACCAGATGCTTGACCTGCGAGGCAGCCTCGCAACGAGACGAGACATTCCTGGATCTATCCATTGATCTCGAGGAACACTCATCAGTAACGTCATGCCTACAGAAGTTCTCCGCTGAGGAAATGCTGTGTGAACGTAACAAGTTCCACTGTGACCATTGTGGTGGCTTGCAAGAGGCTGAGAAGCGGATGAAGGTCAAGAAGTTACCAAAGGTGCTGGCATTGCATCTGAAAAGATTCAAGTATACAGAGGACTACAGCCGGTTACAGAAGCTCTTCCACCGGATAGTATACCCTTATCATATCCGTATGTTCAACACTACAGATGACGCCGAAGACCAGGATCGGCTGTATGAGTTATACGCGGTTGTTATCCACATCGGCGGTAATGCTTATCACGGTCACTATGTGTCGGTTATCAAAACCAAGGATCGGGGTTGGCTTCTGTTTGATGACGAAATGGTTGAACCGGTGGACAAGCACTTTGTCAAGAACTTTTTCGGCGACAAACCAGGAATGGCATGTGCCTATGTATTGTTTTACCAAGAGACCACGTGGGAGAAGGTACGGGAAGAGATGGATGCCGAAGGGTTGGATCAAGTGCGGGAAGCAAGTGAAGCGGCAGATCTCGCAGCAACCACAGTGACGGCCGAACAGACCAACGGCACACACCCGCCACCACTGACGAGACTGAGCACCCAACCGTTACCAACTCTGGAGGAAAACGAGACGCTGGCCACGTTGGAGCAGACAAAGTCGGCACCACTCGACAGTATAAGCCCAGTGTCTGTACTGGCCTCGCCAGTAAAACAACCAGCCGGACCAGAAGGCTATGGCCACCCCTTAGTCGCCGCCCCACCACCGGGATCAGCAGTCATGACCAAAGCCGACGAGGCAGCAACCGTACCGGCCAAGTCAAAGGAGGAAATCAAAAAGGAGCAAAAGATGCAAGAaaaggctgagaaggcccGAAAAGCAGCTGAAAAAGCAGCCGAAAAGGAGGCAGCTAAACTCGCCGCCAAGGAGAGACTGCTCGACAAATCCCGCGATTCTACAacagaagacgaggaagaaaagcGCCGGAAGAAGGACGCCACAACAGCCGGGTCTGACTCATTTGCTGCTGTGGACAGCCCCTCTGTTGAGAaagacagcaacaacaagttCACCCCAGCGGGGTTCTTTAACCGGGCAGGTCGGAACAGCAAGACGATGACACGGAAGAGTCTTGCGTTTCTCAAGACTggggacaaggacaaggagaaggacaagaacaaTGCCGATAAAGCGGATAGGAGTGACAGGAGCGATAAGACGGAGAGCAGGGCTAgtactgctgctggggagtCATCGAGTAATGGTGGCCATGATGCTGTGCTGCCTCCTGTACCGGCTTTGCCTTATCTGAATGGTGTTAGGAGCAATGGGACTGCGGGACAAAACGGGcattctttctcttcttctcctgggGTTGGGCCCTCACGGTCGGACACGGCGCCGCCCGagttgtttggggggagtCCAACGAAGGACAGGGACGGTCACAAACCGGCTTTGATGGAGAGGTTTacgtttgggttggggaagaagaagagcgggaAGTTTTTGGGGTTGTCTTAG